A window of Streptomyces sp. NBC_01224 genomic DNA:
TCCCGTTCACTCCTGCCTGCGGCGCAGGTCGTTGATCCGGGTGAGTACGTCCTCGACATGCGGGCGAACCCGGGTCTTCAGCTCATCGCTCCAAGTCTCGTCCTGGTAGTGGCAGGTGCGGTAGAGGTTCCGTGCGTGCTCCAGGACGGTGCGGTGTTCCGGGGACAGACGGGCGAGAGCCCAGTCGGCGGCGGCGTCCTTCGGTTTGATCTCGCCCGTGGCGAGGGTGGCCCAGATGCGTGCAAGGGTCAGCAGGACGTTGCGGGTGTCCTCATCCAGCTCGGTCAGGAGTTCGGGGATGCCCGCGACGCTAGCCCGGACAAGATCGGCGTGCGGCACAGGGGCGAGCACCTCGGCCGGACGCGGGCCGGTCAAGGGGCGATCACCCGACAAGGCCATTGTGAGCACCAGGGCCAGGTCCGGCATCGGGCCGGGCTGTGGAATGCCTCCCGCCTCATATTCTTCGCGCAGCCACTCGCCATAGAGGAAGTCCCCGGCCGGCGGGAACCTCCAGGGGCGGACCTCGGACTGGACAACGACGGTGAGTTCGACCGGCCGGACCGTGGACGTCAGGCCGGAGATCTCCAGCAGACCCTCCAACAGCGACCGCCGCTGACGGTTTCCCAGACTCCTGCGTGTGACGGCCAGGACGTCCAGGTCACTGGCCGGGGCGAGACCCCCGAGCACGGCGGACCCGTGGAGGTACATGCCGACAAGCTCCGGCCCCACTGCGTCGCGGACGAGTTCGACGGTCCGCTCAAGCTGATCCATTACATCAGTGTCGTACACGCGCGTTCGCTGCGACCCTGCCAGCCCCGGAGCGGGGCACACCGCCCCGAGGGGAGGTAAGCCCGACAGACAGCACGAACAGCCTTTGCATGAAATCCCGGCCCTGCATCGTGCGTGAGGTTCAGGAACAGGTTGTCAAGCAGGTGCGGACCGCATCCCGCATGCCCGCCTACCTTCAGCTGTTCCCGGTCCAGCGCGGTCAGGTCCAGGGTGTGCGGGAGGAAGACGACGACGTCGCTCCACTGACGCAGGAGCGGAGCCTGGTGTGGACGGCTCCCGGGGTGTATGCCGAGGGCCGCGAGGGCCTGGCAGCGGCCATCTCAACGCGCTGTCAGCCCGCAACAGGCATCCACTCACACGCTGCTGCGGCAAGAGCGGGCTGTGTGGACAGTGGTGGCCGTGAGATAGAAGGCGTCAGGACGTGTGGGGCTCGAAAAGTCGTCGCTGCAGGTCACGCGGCGTATCGATACTCGTTGATGATGCCGCCGAGGACCCTGGTGCGGAGCAGGCTTCGGTCGTCGAGGTCGTGCACGGTTGCGGGCTGCTCGGTCGTGCTGGGCGGTAGCTGTTGCCGGGATCGGTGCGGCCGGTGTCCGTTGTAGTGGTCCTGGTAGTCAGTCAGGACCTTCCTGGCGTGTTTCTCGCCCAGGATCAGGACGTGGTCGAGGGCCTCGCGGCGGATGGTGCCGATCACGCGTTCGCAATGCGCGTTCATGCGCGGTGCCCGGGGCGCGCTGAGCAGCACCTGAGTGTCCTCGGCGGTGAAGACGGCATCGAAGGCGTCGGTGTACTTGCTGTCGCGGTCGCGTAGCAGGAACCGTGGCCCGGCGCCCCGCTCGCCGAGGTCGGCAGCGATGTTCCGGGCCTGTTGTGCCGCCCACTGCGCGGTGGGGTGCGCGGTCACCCCGGTGAGGTGCAGTCTCCGGGTGCCGTGGGTCATCGACTACGCCGACGTCCCCCGCGACGACATCGCCCCCGTCCTCGCGGAACTCGTGCGCCAGCCCGGCATCCGCCGCCGCATCCTCGAACTCACCGCAGGACCCACCCCCATCGCGGACGCCGGTGCCTGCGCAGTTGCAGTTGCAGTTGCAGCTCCCGGTCGCAGGTTCCGTGGTGGCCGATGCCCGTCATGTCCCCCGTGAAGCCGGGGACGAGGTCGACCTCTTTCGGGGCGGCTTTGAGGTAGACGAGTGTGCGAAGCCGCGGCAGTGGCAGGCGGAGCGCAGGGATGGCTTCCATGTGCTGAGGCACACGTACACCTCGATCGTCCTTGAGGGTGGGGAGTCCGTGGTGACACTGGCCAGGTGGCTGGGGCACTCGTCTGCAACCATCACGCTGGACCACTATGCCCACTTCGTGCCGGAGGCGCGTTGCCCGATCGACAGTCTGCTCGATGGTCAGGCCAATGGAGGCATGGTTCCAAACTCCGCAGATTTTCCCCCGGCTCGTCCGTGAGCGCGCCATCTGCGCGTCTGCACGTGTTCAAGTGACAAGGATTCAGGGCATGCTCACTGCTTGTCTCAGTCTCCAGGGCACCTTCGTCATGAAGTTGTCTACCATGTCGCGCTGGCCTGGAGCGATGCAGCTTTATTCGCCTCTGACCAGCGCAGATGAATCTTTCAGGGTCTTTCAGGGGCGTGCAGTCTTATGTAGTCGATTCTCCCCAGACGCTCCCCAGCAGCGCTGATCCTCCCCAGATTCTCCCCAGGGAGGGCCGCCGTGACGGACGGCGGGAGATGAAACTTGGCGCCGTCGCAGGCACGCTGAGTGACTGTAGCGGGCGCTCAGCCGGCATCCCTGGGTTGATCTCGGTTCCAAGATCTCCGCCTGTGCGTACCCATCCCTTCGAAGGCGCTGCGCCCGGCCACTGATAGCGAGACGGCTGTCCGCCCTGGGCCGCACGGTCCCACCTGGCACAGGTTGTAGATCGTGTCTTGTGCGGTACAGGGTGGTCCAGGTGACGCGCGTAAGTGCAGGTCAGGCCCCTGTGGTCCATGAGCGTCTACGGCGTTGGTGATAGCCATGTGAGAGATGCGTACCCCCGTCGGCAGGTGCCGACGGGGGTTCTGCGTGTCGCGGCGGGTCTCTCTGCGGGGCGATCGATGTGGCCTGTCGGGTCGGGGCATCTACGTCCCTTCTGCTGGGGGCGGGCGTTGACGACGCTTCGGGTGCGTTCACTGAGGTTGCCGTCTGCGGATGGGGAGGACACTTAGGGCCATGACGGTGCCGTCGTCGTGAAAGGAGATCGGCCCGTTCCATCGGCCGGTTTTGTGGGTGTTGTGCGGGGTGGAGCGGCTTTGGAAGGCGGCTTGACGGTATTCCTCCACGCGGCCTTTCTTGGACGGGCCAGTCTACGAACCCAGGGGCGGCCGACCGCCGAGTGCCGCCGCGCACGACTCGGCGGCGGGGGAACCTCAGTGCTTGCCGCAGGCGCCTGGCGGGTGAAGTCGCTGACAGACTTCGGCGGCGCTGGGAGAGTGGTGCTCAGGGCCGCGATTTCGGGCTGGTCCGAGGATTCGCTGACGGGACCTCGGCGGTGCTGGGAGAATGTGGTCAGCGCCGCCGATTCGGAAAATTCTGGGTGGCGGTGGTCCGGACAGACGCCATATTGATCAGTCCCGTTGAGCTTCGCGGGAGGCCGGTTGGCCGCTCCTGCGGGAAGACCGGCGGGTGATTCTCCTGGTCATGAGCGTGATCGCTGCCCAAGTGATCAACGACTCCGAGTGCTGGACCAGCCGCTCGTAGTCTCTTTCGCAGGTCGAGCTCGGGTGGCCGGCCGAAGCCCTGGGCCCTGCCCCGTCGTTCGAATCGCAGGCGGCCGATGCCCGCTGGGAGATGATCGAGCCGGTCCTGACCGCGTGGCATTTCGAGCGCCGCGTGCGCGGTGAACTCCATACCGGTGCCCCCTTGTGCGACGGCGGTGCGCTGTCCACGGACGCCCCTCCCGGCGCGACCAACCAGAAGATCAGCCAGGCCGCTCGGTCAACGTGACAGCCCCGTCCGGGGTGTTGAGCTGTTGTCGTGGTCTCGATGCAAGGCCGTGGACGATCCGTTGCTGGGGATGGCCGCACCGGGATTGGGGGGAAAGCCGTAGTGAGTGGGGGCTACTGCTGCACATAGCGTCTACGGGGTGAGACATATACGGAACGGGGCGAAGAGATCCCCTTCGACAGGCACCGACCGGCCCGGTGTGCAGCGGTGTCGGCTGTCCCGCCGGGCGTGGTGGCGGTTGCCGTGCCCACGACGGACGCGGCACGTACGACCGGCACTTCCGATGACAACACCCAGCACCCAAGGAAACTTCGTGATCACCTCCAGCCCCGCCGTGCGCCGCCCCTCTGCGGTGGGCCTCGCCCTCGCCGCCTGCCTCGGCGCGGCCCCCACCGCCACGGCCGCGCCGGCCCCCACCATGTCGAAGTCCGAAGCCCGGCTCGACCGTTATTACGATCAGCGCCTGGGCTGGGGCAACTGCGCCAAGAGCTCGGGCGACACCATGGGCCGTGATCTGGACAAGGCCGGCGTGCAGTGCGCGGACGTCACCGTGCCGCTCGACTACGCCGACCTCCGGGGCCGTACGATCACCGTCGCGATATCCCGGCTCAAGGCCACTGACACCCGCCACCGCATCGGCTCGATCCTGCTCAACAACGGCGGCCCCGGCGGCACCGCCCTCGAATCCCCGCCGGAATTCCACGCGTGGATGAAGAAGGTTGGCCCGCGTTACGACATCGTCGGCTTCGACCCGCGCTTCGTCGGCCGCAGCACCCCGCTGGACTGCGGTTTGCCCGTCGGCACCAATCTCTTCTCGGCCGGTCACAGCCGGGCGAGCTTCGAGCGCCAGGTCACCCTCCAGAAGGACCTGGCCGACAAGTGCCGGGCCACCAACGCCTCCGTACTGCCGCACGTCACCACCCGCAACACGGCCCGCGACATGGACGTCATCCGCGGCGCGCTCGACGAGAAGAAGATCTCCTACTTCGGCTACTCGTACGGCACCTACCTGGGCACCGTCTACACCCAGATGTTCCCCGGCCGCACCGACCGCATGGTCCTGGACGGCGCCATCGACCCACGCAAGTTCGGCCCCCGGCTGCTCCGGGAGGCCGTCGGTGAGAACGAGCAGGCGCTCGCCGACTGGGCCTCCTGGGCTGCCGCCCGCAATGACACTTACGGCCTCGGCCGCACCCGCGCCCAGGTTCTCGCCACCATCGACCGCGTCATCAGGGCATCCGCGCGCGCACCGCTGACCGTCGGCAGCGCCCCGGATGCCTTCCAACTTGACGACACCAAGACCCCGTTCCTCCTGCTCGCCGGCCTCGACAGCGACACCGACGCGTCCCGCGCGGCACTCGGCGAGCAGGTGTCCGTGCTGAACGAGGCCGCGGCCGGGCAGCCGACCCGGCTGTCACCGCAGTTCGCCGGGCTGCTGCGGTTCGCGCTGACCGGCGAGCAGTCACACCACGGCAGTGTGCAGTCCGCGGTCATCTGCGGGGACGTGGCCGCCCCGCGCGACCCCGAGGTCTACTGGCGGGCCATCGAGCGCAGCCGCGCCGCGTACCCGCGCTTCGGCGCGCTGGCCAACAACATCGGCCCGTGCGCCTTTTGGGACCGGCCCCGCGAGAAGCCCACCCAGGTGAAGCACGACGCCAAGGCACTGATCGTGTCCGCCACCGGCGACACGCGCACCACCCACAAGGGTGCCGTTGCCCTGCACGGCCTGCTGCCGAGCTCCAAGCTGATCACCCTCAAGGGTGCGAACCGGCACGCGATCTACGGGCTGTACGAGAACGCCTGCGTCGACAACAAGGTCAACCAGTACCTGGCCACCGGCCGGCTACCCGCCAACGACCGGACCTGCTCCAAGCAAGCCGGGCTTCAGCCCAGGTGAGCGCACATTCCTTGATCAAGAACTTCCCTCAGGAGGAGCCACCCATCTTGAGGGGGGAGGTTCGGCAGGAACGGCCCGCCCCGCACACCGGCTGTTTCGCGCGGGGCGGGCCCGCGAGTGACGTTCTGACCCAGTGTCCGGGTTCGGGGGCCCCGCGGCAGTCCAGTGCGGAGTTCCGGTCCGACGCGATTGCGTCGTGGCGGGCTTCGGCTGGCAGGCGGACGCTCAAGGTCGTCGCGGCTGATCTGAACGCCGACCCCGAGACGCTGCGGACCTGGGTGCGTGATGCCGACGTCGTCCAGTCGCCGCCGGCGCGTCGCAGGACACCGAGTCTTGATCAAACCCGGACGGTTCAGTGGTCGCGGTGCTCCCCGGCTGGTTCGGGAGTGCTGGCCGATACCGAGGTCCGGATGCTGCGTGAGCGGTTCGGGGGTGGGGACGGATGACGGCGGGCCAGACGCTGGCGAAGGGCGGCACCCCGCCGAGGGGATGCCGCCCTTGGGTTGCGCCGGTTCCGCTCAGGCGGCGCGGCGGGTCTTGCGGCGGCGTACTGCGACGGCGGTGCCGCCACCAGCGACGATCAGCGCGGCGGCTGCACCAGTGATCGCCGCGGTGTTGATGCTGATCGACGCCCCCATCGGCGCGGACAACGTCTTCGTCGTCGTCAAATCCGACGAAGACGCCTCACCGGCGCGCTTGACGCAAGTCTGATTCTTCGTCGGCAGTTTTCCGGTAGCCAGGTACCTGTTGACCTCGTCGTCCACGCAGGCGTTGCCGTAGCGGCCGAAGAGGGCGTGCCGGTTGGCGCCCTTGAGGGTGAGCAGCTTGGAGCCGGGCAGTTGCTCGTGCAGGGTCACGCTGCTCTTGTAGGTGGTGCGGGGGTCGCCGGTGGCTGCCACGATCAGTACCGGGGCGTCGCGGCGGACCTGGGTGGGTTCCTCGCGGGGGCGGTCCCAGAAGGCGCAGGGGCCGATGTTGTTGGTCATTGGTCCGAACACCGGGTGCGCGGCCCGGCTGCGTTCGATGTCGCGCCAGTAGACCTCGGGGTCGCGCGGGGCGGCCACGTCCCCGCAGAGGACCGCGGCCTGGACTCCGGACGGTTCGGCCGCGCCGTGCAGTAGGTACCGGAGTGTCGCGGCGAACTCCGGCGAGAGCGGCGTCGGCGCCGTGCCCCGTGCGGCCCTGCTCAGCACGGCCAGCTGCTCGGCGAGGAACGTCCGGGTCGGGTCGGTGTCGTCCCCGATGCTGGAGTAGAGGAGGACCGGCACCTGGGTGTCGTCGATCCGGAAGGTGTCCGAGCCGGTGCCGACGGTCAGCGGGCCGCTGGCGGACGCCTTGAGGACGCGGTCGACGGTGGTGAGCACTTGGGCGCGGGTGCGGCCGAGGCCGTATTGGGCGTCGCGGTCCGCCGCCCACGCGGCCCAGGCGGACAGCGCCTTCTCGCTCGCGCGCTCGGTGCCCTTCGTCAGGCGGGGGCCGTAGTCGGCGGGGGCGACCGCGCCGTCGAGCACGACGCGGTCGTAGCGGCCGGGGAACATCTGGGTGTAAACCGTGCCCAGGTAGGTGCCGTACGAGTAGCCGAGGTAGGAGATCTTCCGCTCGCCGAGCGCGCCGCGGACGACATCCATGTCACGGGCCGTGTTGCGGGTACTGATGTACGGCAGCACTGAGGCGTCGTGGGTGCGGCACTTCTTGGCAAGGCTCTTCTGCAGGGCGACCTGTCGGTCGAAGCCTGCCCGGCTGGTGCCGGCCGAGAACCAGGACGTGCCGACGGGCCAGCCGCAGTCCAGTGGGGTGCTGCGGCCGACGAAGCGTGGGTCGAAGCCGACGATGTCGTAGCGCGCGCCGACGTCCTTCATCGCCTTGCGGGCGTCCGGCGGCGACTGGACTGAAGGTCCGCCTGGCCCGCCGTTGTTCAGCAGGATCGATCCGATGCGGTGGTGGGTGTCAGTGGCCTTGAGCCGGGATATCGCGAGGGTGATCGTGCGCCCTGCGGGGTGGGCGTAGTCGAGCGGCACGGTGACGTCCGCGCACTGCACTCCGGCCTTGTCCAGATCGCGGCCCGTCGTGTCGATGGGGCCCGTGACGCAGCTGCCCCAGGCGAGGTGTTGCCGGTAGTACTGGTCGAGCCCGGCTCCGGTGCCGTTCTTGGCGGGGGCCTCTGAAGCTGAGGCCAGGGCGGGGGAAGTGATGAAGCAGGCGGCGAGGGTGAGGCTCGCGACGGAGGCGCGCCGCGCGGTGGGGCTGAGGATGGTCACGGGTTTCCTTGGGTGGGTGGGTTGGTGGGTCGGTGGCGCGGAACGCGGTGTCCAGGGCGGCGCGGAAGCCGGCTTCGGCTCGGTGCCAGGCACCTCGTTGCTGTGGACCTAGAAGTCCGATGAAGATCTTGTTTTGACTGCCTGATTCAACCGCTTCGCCGCTAAATATCGATCGGGGCAAACCTGCCTGGGCCGGGCGCGATTTCAAGATTTCCAGTGGGCTTCTAGGGTGTTTCTGACGGCTCTTGAAACATCTGGTGTCTGTCACGGGTGCGCACGCTCAACCATGCGAGGCCACGCCGGACAGATGAGGTGCTCACGGGTCACCTGAGCCGTTCGGTCAGTCCGCCATCATGACCCGGTCGGGTTCCGGGGCAGGTGCGTTCGCACGGTGCTGCGGGTGGCCGCCCTTGGTGGGCCGTGGGCGGACCGGCCACCAGACGCTCCGTCCGAGGAGTGCGGTAAGGGCGGGGACCAGCACCAGCGAGAGGACGAGCGCGGAGAGCAGGATTCCGAGCGTCATTGCGAAGGCGATCTGCTCGTTGCCCGGGGTCGTGGCGAGGGTGGCGAAGGAGCCGGCAAGGACCAGGCCTGCGGTCGCGATGGCCGGTGTCGTGTGCTGCACCGCGCGGGCCACGGCGGCGCGGGCCGGGCCCGGTCGCTGCATTTCCTCCCGGATCCGGTCGCTGATCAGGATGTTGTAGTCGGTGCCCAGTGCCACGACGAACAGAAACAGCACGAGCGGGAGGGAGAAGTTGACGCCCGGCTTGCCGAGGACGTGCTGGAAGAGCAGGGTGTCGGCGCCGAGGGTGGCGGCGAAGCCGAGCCCGACGGAGAGCATCAGGATCACCGGTGCGAGTAGGCTGCGCAGGAGCAGCAGGAGGATCAGAGCGATCAGTGCGGCCGCGACCGGGAAAACGATCTTCAGGTCGTGGTCGACGGCGGTGGAGATGTCGGCGTAGATCGCCGCCGTTCCGCCCACGTGTGCCGTCGTTCCGGCGGGTGTGTGCTGGGCGACCGCTGCCCGCACGGGTCCGGAGGCCAGGTCGCGGGCCTGCTGGCTCTGCGGGTCCGCGGTCGGGTAGAGGTCGATCCGGGCGGCGCGGTGGTCCTTGTTCAGGACGGTCCGTGCGGCCTGGCCCACGCCCTTGACCTGGGTGAGAGCACGGGAGAGGCCGTCGAGCCGGCCTGCGGTGAGGGTGCCGCCGTCAGTAGCGGTGACGAAGACGCTCGTCGGGTCCGACACTCCGGCCGGCAGCGCACGGGATATCTCGGTCGCGGTGGCCGCCGCAGGGGTCTTGGCAGCGGCGTTGCCCTGGCCGTAGTCCATGCGGATCCCGATCAGCCCGGCGGCCAGCGCGGCAAGCAGGGCGACGGAGGCGAACGTCATCGTCATCGGTCGTCGTGCGACCCGCGCCCCGAAGCGGGCGGCACGGCCCTCGTCGGGCTCGTGGCCAAGGGCCTTGGAGGGCCAGAACATCTTGCGCCCGGCGGCCGCGAGCAGCGCCGGCAGCAGGGTGAGGCTGCCGAGCAGCATCACCAGGACCGCGACGGCGATGGCGGGGCCCAGCGAGCGGAACTGGCCGAAGGTCGCCACGCCCAGCGTGGCGAACCCGGCCACGATGGTCAGCGCCGCCGAGGTGATCGCGGTGCCCACCCGTCCCGAGACCTGCCCGGCCGCCTCGCGGGCGGACTGCTCCGGCCGGGCGCGCAGTTGCTCGCGGAAGCGGAACAGCAGGAACAGCAGGTAGTCGATGCCGATGCCGAGCAGGACCACGCTGATCAGATCAGGGGTGCCCGCGTCGAGCTTGCGCCCGGTGAGTATCGCGGCACCCGCGACGGCTCCCCCCGCCACGCCAATGATCATGGCGACCGCGACCAGCGGCAGCAGGGCCGCCAGCACGCTGCGGAACACCAGCACGTTGATCAGCAGGATGAGCCCCATGAGGAGGGCGCCCCCGACCTTCGCGGCGATCTCGTGGGAATCGGTGGTGTCGACGGTGTCGGCGAGACTTCCGGTGAAGCCGGTGCGCATCCCCGCCTCGGAGAACTGCGTCCGGGCGGCGTCCCGGAAGGCCCGGTAGACGCCCTGGACCCCCTTGTCCGTACGGTTCCCGATCAGCTCGACGGAGAGCAGTTCGAAACTCCGGTCGGGTGCCACCATCGCCGGGGCGATCCGGGGCGTCTGGGAGCGGTCCGGGACCAGGAATTTCGGTCTGTCGTCCTCCCTGGGCATGATCACCCGGCGCTGCGCCAGCTTCGCCGCCTCGGCCTCGACCCGCTTCTGGTCGGCGGCGCCGAGAGCCTTGCCGTCGGACCGGGCGACCAGCATCGTCACGGTGGTGGCGTCGGGGTTCACCCCGAACTGTTCCTCGGCGATCTCCAGGGCCGCGGCCGAGTCGTAGCTCTTGGGCAGGAAATCCCCGGTCTGGTTCTGGGTGACGCGGCCGATCAGTGTCGGGGCCAGGGCGCTCAGCACGACACCCAGCACCGCCCAGAGGGCGATGACTTTCCACGGGTGTCTGGTGGAGTATCCGGTCAGGGCGCGGATCACGATGTCCTCCGGCGGACGGACTTGCATGCGGACGTCTGCCGGGGGCTCCCGGCCGGTATCCAGACCATCACCCCGAGGGGCCGGGAAGCGTCCTGGCAGCGGATGATCCGGGCCGGGGCCCTGGGTCCTGCCCCGGCCGGGGACCAGGACCCAGGTCCTGGTCCCCATCCTGGTCGCGGGCCGCGAGCTGCCGCCGACGGTGCTGCCGCTGCAGCTGCTGTGCAACTCTGTACCGGAGGCCGTAAGGCCGGACACAGGGAGAACAGACACGCGGGGCCCGCCCGCGCGTCCGTACGGCTGACGTATCGCCAGGATCGGGTCACCGTCGAAGTGCGGGACGACGGTGGGAGCACACCGCCGCAGGAGGGGGCGTCGTCGGTGGGATCAGGCGGTTACGGCCTGATCGGCATGCGCGAGCGCGTCGCCCTGCACGGCGGCACCCTCGCCGTCGGCCCGCAGGCCGACGGTGGGTTCGCGGTGGTGGCCGACCTGCCGCTGACCACGGACGAGGCGGCCGAAGCAGCCGTCCAGCACGAGGGGGCACACCGATGACCGGGACCCGGCCGAACACACCGAGGATCAGAGTGCTGATCGCGGACGACCAGCCGCTGGTCCGGCGCGGCCTGTCGCTGATCCTCTCCCCCGACCCGTCCTTCGAGGTCGTGGGAGAGGCCGAGGACGGCGCACAGGCTGTCGCCCTCGCC
This region includes:
- a CDS encoding MMPL family transporter, which encodes MQVRPPEDIVIRALTGYSTRHPWKVIALWAVLGVVLSALAPTLIGRVTQNQTGDFLPKSYDSAAALEIAEEQFGVNPDATTVTMLVARSDGKALGAADQKRVEAEAAKLAQRRVIMPREDDRPKFLVPDRSQTPRIAPAMVAPDRSFELLSVELIGNRTDKGVQGVYRAFRDAARTQFSEAGMRTGFTGSLADTVDTTDSHEIAAKVGGALLMGLILLINVLVFRSVLAALLPLVAVAMIIGVAGGAVAGAAILTGRKLDAGTPDLISVVLLGIGIDYLLFLLFRFREQLRARPEQSAREAAGQVSGRVGTAITSAALTIVAGFATLGVATFGQFRSLGPAIAVAVLVMLLGSLTLLPALLAAAGRKMFWPSKALGHEPDEGRAARFGARVARRPMTMTFASVALLAALAAGLIGIRMDYGQGNAAAKTPAAATATEISRALPAGVSDPTSVFVTATDGGTLTAGRLDGLSRALTQVKGVGQAARTVLNKDHRAARIDLYPTADPQSQQARDLASGPVRAAVAQHTPAGTTAHVGGTAAIYADISTAVDHDLKIVFPVAAALIALILLLLLRSLLAPVILMLSVGLGFAATLGADTLLFQHVLGKPGVNFSLPLVLFLFVVALGTDYNILISDRIREEMQRPGPARAAVARAVQHTTPAIATAGLVLAGSFATLATTPGNEQIAFAMTLGILLSALVLSLVLVPALTALLGRSVWWPVRPRPTKGGHPQHRANAPAPEPDRVMMAD
- a CDS encoding alpha/beta hydrolase, with the protein product MTILSPTARRASVASLTLAACFITSPALASASEAPAKNGTGAGLDQYYRQHLAWGSCVTGPIDTTGRDLDKAGVQCADVTVPLDYAHPAGRTITLAISRLKATDTHHRIGSILLNNGGPGGPSVQSPPDARKAMKDVGARYDIVGFDPRFVGRSTPLDCGWPVGTSWFSAGTSRAGFDRQVALQKSLAKKCRTHDASVLPYISTRNTARDMDVVRGALGERKISYLGYSYGTYLGTVYTQMFPGRYDRVVLDGAVAPADYGPRLTKGTERASEKALSAWAAWAADRDAQYGLGRTRAQVLTTVDRVLKASASGPLTVGTGSDTFRIDDTQVPVLLYSSIGDDTDPTRTFLAEQLAVLSRAARGTAPTPLSPEFAATLRYLLHGAAEPSGVQAAVLCGDVAAPRDPEVYWRDIERSRAAHPVFGPMTNNIGPCAFWDRPREEPTQVRRDAPVLIVAATGDPRTTYKSSVTLHEQLPGSKLLTLKGANRHALFGRYGNACVDDEVNRYLATGKLPTKNQTCVKRAGEASSSDLTTTKTLSAPMGASISINTAAITGAAAALIVAGGGTAVAVRRRKTRRAA
- a CDS encoding ATP-binding protein — encoded protein: MIRAGALGPAPAGDQDPGPGPHPGRGPRAAADGAAAAAAVQLCTGGRKAGHRENRHAGPARASVRLTYRQDRVTVEVRDDGGSTPPQEGASSVGSGGYGLIGMRERVALHGGTLAVGPQADGGFAVVADLPLTTDEAAEAAVQHEGAHR
- a CDS encoding alpha/beta fold hydrolase, encoding MTTPSTQGNFVITSSPAVRRPSAVGLALAACLGAAPTATAAPAPTMSKSEARLDRYYDQRLGWGNCAKSSGDTMGRDLDKAGVQCADVTVPLDYADLRGRTITVAISRLKATDTRHRIGSILLNNGGPGGTALESPPEFHAWMKKVGPRYDIVGFDPRFVGRSTPLDCGLPVGTNLFSAGHSRASFERQVTLQKDLADKCRATNASVLPHVTTRNTARDMDVIRGALDEKKISYFGYSYGTYLGTVYTQMFPGRTDRMVLDGAIDPRKFGPRLLREAVGENEQALADWASWAAARNDTYGLGRTRAQVLATIDRVIRASARAPLTVGSAPDAFQLDDTKTPFLLLAGLDSDTDASRAALGEQVSVLNEAAAGQPTRLSPQFAGLLRFALTGEQSHHGSVQSAVICGDVAAPRDPEVYWRAIERSRAAYPRFGALANNIGPCAFWDRPREKPTQVKHDAKALIVSATGDTRTTHKGAVALHGLLPSSKLITLKGANRHAIYGLYENACVDNKVNQYLATGRLPANDRTCSKQAGLQPR
- a CDS encoding aminoglycoside adenylyltransferase family protein, encoding MYDTDVMDQLERTVELVRDAVGPELVGMYLHGSAVLGGLAPASDLDVLAVTRRSLGNRQRRSLLEGLLEISGLTSTVRPVELTVVVQSEVRPWRFPPAGDFLYGEWLREEYEAGGIPQPGPMPDLALVLTMALSGDRPLTGPRPAEVLAPVPHADLVRASVAGIPELLTELDEDTRNVLLTLARIWATLATGEIKPKDAAADWALARLSPEHRTVLEHARNLYRTCHYQDETWSDELKTRVRPHVEDVLTRINDLRRRQE